Proteins encoded together in one Candidatus Zixiibacteriota bacterium window:
- the dcd gene encoding dCTP deaminase yields the protein MAIKCDAWIKKMARQHDMIRPFSPRQIRKGISYGLASYGYDFRVANEFKVFNPIGAEIIDPKKFDASSFTTIKSKTLLLPPHTFALGRTVEYFKIPRNILTVCQGKSTYARCGVVINVTPFEPEWEGFATLAICNTAPLPVKIYANEGIGQLLFFEADEICQVSYADKKGKYQAQKRITLAKI from the coding sequence ATGGCGATAAAATGTGATGCCTGGATCAAAAAAATGGCCAGACAACATGATATGATACGGCCATTTTCACCCCGGCAAATACGAAAAGGAATATCCTACGGGTTGGCTTCGTACGGGTATGATTTCAGGGTTGCCAATGAGTTTAAAGTATTTAACCCTATCGGCGCCGAAATTATTGATCCCAAGAAGTTTGACGCCTCATCGTTTACCACGATTAAAAGCAAAACATTGCTTCTGCCCCCCCATACTTTTGCTCTGGGGCGAACAGTAGAATACTTCAAAATTCCCCGGAATATCTTGACCGTCTGCCAGGGAAAATCGACCTACGCCCGTTGCGGAGTAGTTATAAATGTTACGCCTTTTGAACCTGAGTGGGAAGGATTCGCAACCCTGGCAATCTGCAATACTGCCCCTCTGCCCGTTAAGATTTATGCCAATGAAGGGATTGGCCAGCTTTTGTTTTTCGAAGCCGATGAAATATGCCAGGTTTCTTACGCCGATAAAAAAGGAAAATATCAGGCTCAGAAACGAATCACGCTGGCGAAAATATAA
- a CDS encoding Rrf2 family transcriptional regulator — protein MQFTKAESYGIFGVLHLANLPSGKVVPLSEISEAQAVPEKFLAKIFQSLSKSGVVISHRGVKGGFSLAGSPDEISIRQIVESVHGPYYIAKCLYNADICDRVDCPLKVLLEKAQSALVDVFDNHTVSDLLALQKQAEESQKV, from the coding sequence ATGCAATTTACTAAGGCTGAGTCATATGGAATATTTGGTGTGCTCCATTTGGCCAATTTGCCATCGGGCAAAGTCGTCCCTCTTTCTGAGATTTCTGAAGCTCAAGCCGTACCCGAGAAATTTCTGGCAAAAATTTTTCAGTCATTATCCAAATCGGGAGTTGTCATTTCGCATCGAGGAGTCAAAGGTGGATTCTCTTTGGCCGGGTCACCCGATGAAATATCTATCAGGCAAATTGTCGAAAGTGTCCATGGCCCTTATTATATAGCGAAATGCTTATATAACGCTGATATTTGTGATCGCGTTGATTGCCCGCTGAAAGTGTTGCTTGAAAAAGCTCAGTCCGCGTTGGTTGATGTCTTTGACAATCACACCGTGTCTGATCTATTAGCATTACAAAAACAGGCAGAAGAGTCTCAAAAAGTTTGA